TCCGCCCCTCGCCCGGTTCGGCCACCGGGGCCTCACGCAGGGCGAAGTCCTTGGACTCCGGCCAGCCGTGGGGTCGGGAGACGAGGTGCCATTCGCGGCTGGTCGCGGGCAGTGCGGGCATGTGCGGGCCTCCTAGAAATGCTTCAGGTTATGAAACAACCATGCGACTGAATATTTCATATTGTCAAGCAACTGGGTATGCTGACGGCATGTCCACCTCGCGCACTGACCCGCTGACCCTGGAGGTCGTCGATCTCATCGGCACCGTCGTGGCGCGCTACCACGAGGAGTACGAGGAGGCCGCGGCCCGCTACCGCCTCACCGGCGCCCAGGCCAGGGTGCTCGGGCTGCTGGCCATGGAGCCCACCGCCATGCGGCGGATCGCCCGGCAGCTGAAGTGCGAGCCGTCGAACGTCACCGGGATCATCGACCGGCTGGAGGCGCGCGGCCTGGTGGAACGCAGGCCGGACCCGGCCGACCGCCGGGTGAAGATAGCGGCGGCCACGGAGGAGGGCCACCGGACGGCCCGCGGCCTCCGGGACGCCCTGCACTTCGCGCGCGAGCCGCTCGCGGAGCTGTCGCCTCAGGAGCGCAGGACGCTCCGGGACCTGCTGAGGCGGATGCTGGGGGACGTGCGGGTGGTGCCGGGGGACGTCCAGGCCGACGCGTAGACCCGGCGGACGACGGAGGGTCCGCCGCGGCCTCGCGGCGGAGGGTGCCGGGGCCCGGCGGCTGCGCGCTCGGCGGATGCGTGCCCGGCGGCTGAAGGCCTTCGCGGCCTCGCGGCGGAAGGGGCCGTGGGCCGGGCTCATGGGCACGGCGGGCGGAAGGGACCTGGGCCCGTCCCGTGCGCACACGGCGGCGGGACGGCCCGTGGGCCTTGTGGTCTACGCCCTCGGCGGCAGCGGGCGCGCGCGGTGGGTCGGGGGAGGCGGGGCGCGCGGGGGACCGGCAGCGCCGGTGGGAACCAGGGGACTAGGGAACTAAGACACTAGGAGACTAGGGGACTAGGAGCACCAGAAGATGAGCCAACAGGTCTTCGTCGGCGTCGGGGAGGGCGTCGGCTCCGCGGCGGGCGGGGGAGGCGGGGACGACGGCGAGGGCTCCTGCGACTGAGAGGGCTGCTGCGACGGGTCCCCCGTCGGGGACGGGGCGCCGTCGTCGCGCGGATCAGGCTCGACCGGCGCCGACTCAGCCGGGTCCCCCGGGCCCTCCCCCGGCACGGTGGCCTCCACCGTCGGTCTGACGCTGCCGCGCCCGACCGATCCGCTCGGCCGCGCCGTCACCGAGGACGTCGCGGGCGGCTCGCCCACCTCACTCGGCTGCGGCGGCGGCTCCGCGCTGCCGGTCGGCTCGGGTATGTCGTCGACCTCCAGGGACTCCTGCTCGCGCACCTCGACGGAGGTGTCGTCACCGACGCCCGAGGACTCCCTGGCCAGTTCCGCCAGGCTCAGCGCGCCCGCGGCTAGGGCCAGCCCGAGCGTCCCCAGAAGCACCTTCCGCCCCCGCTTGCGCCGCGCCCTGCGGGCGCCGCCCGCCTTCCGGGTGCGGCGGCGTCCGGCCGGCGGCCCGCCCCCGTCGGTGTAGGGGCCGCCCAGCTCGACGACGACATCACTCTCCGCCGCGGCGGAGGCGGGCCGGAAGTGGCGCAGTTCCTCGGCGGGAGTACCGCACCCGGCGCACGCCAAGGCCCCGTTGAGGTGTCGGCGGCACTGGTCGCAGTAATCCATGGCCCCCGGAGCGTATGCAGCGATGTGACACCTGAGGTAGGCGTGACTGTGAGGATCCTGTGTGGGGTCAGCATTTCCTCGGCACGTCGGCTGGCCGGGACGTACTCACGGACCGGCACATACGGGCACGATGAGGGCATGGACACCTTCGGATCGCGTGCGTTCCAGCTCGTCCTGCTCCGCCGGATGGCCGACCACCAGCCGGAGCTGGTCGAGGAGGCACGCCGGGAGCTGGGCGCGTCGGCGGCCGAGATGCGCGAGGCCAACCGCCGCTGGCAGGCGACCGTGCGCTCCCCGCGCGCCCGTGGGGCCTTGTCCCGGTACCGCTCCGTGCTCGGTGAGCCGGAGGGCACCGCCCGCCGCAAGGTCGGCGACCTGGAGTGCGAAGCGCTGCGGTGGCGCCTGCCGCTGTGGCCGGACCTGCGGTTCGAGGTGCTGGCCGGGCCGGGCGGAGCGGTCTGGAACGAGTGGCTGGTACGGGCGCCGGGGGCCGCCGGACCCCTGCTGCGCACGGCGGACGACCTGCGCCCCTGGTGCTGCACGGTCGACGAGGTCGCCACGGCCTTCGCCCCGGTACGGCCGATGGAGGGCACCGCCCCCACCCGCTGGCGGCTCGCGTTCGTCGTGCCCGACGGGCGGTCGTGCGTGGCGGAGTTCACCTGGGGGCTGCTGCAACGCGTGGCGTACCGGTCCTGACGCGGCGTCCGCGACCCGGTGATCGGGGCCGGGCTGTCACGGCCGGTGATCGCGGCCCGGCGTCGCGGCCGGTGATCGCGGCCCGGCGTGCCTCCGGCCCCGCGCCGTCGCCCGCGGAATCCACCCCCGACCGGCTCAGCCCAGCGCGCGTGACGCGCCCGGCGATCGCAGGATGCGAGGAGGGAACCGTCTCGGGAGGACCTGCCATGACCGTCAGTCTTGAGCAGTTGCGCCGCTGCCATGTCGCCGTCGACCTGGGCGCGGCGCGGACCCGGGTCTACGTGAAGGGCATGGGGCTCGTCGTCGACCAGCCCAGCGTCGCCGCCGTCAACACCCGCAACGGCGCCCTCATCGCCGTCGGCGAGTTCGCCGAGCAGATGACCGGCCGTACCCCCGACTACATCCGGGTGATGCGCCCGGTCTCCGGCGGCACCGTCGTCGACATCGACATGGCCCAGCGCATGCTCCGCCATCTGCTCGGCGAGAAGCTCCGCCGCCAGCTGCGCCGCAAACCGCGGCTGCGGGCCGCCGCCTGCACTCCCCACGAGGCCGATCCCCTCGCCCAGCGCGCCACCGTGGAGACGCTGGTGGGACTCGGTGCCCGGCGGGTCGAACTCGTCGACACGCTGATCGCCGCGGCCGTCGGCTGCGGACTCCCGGTGGAGCAGCCGACCGCCACGATGATCATGATGTGCGGTGCGGCCACCACGCAGGTCGCCGTCCTGTCCCTCGGCTCCATCGTCACCGCGGCCCGCATCCCCGTCGGTGGGGAGGCCGTGGACCACGCCGTCATCCAGCACCTGCGCCACCAGCACGAACTGATGCTGCCCAGCCAGTCCGTACGCCCCCTTCAAATCGCGCTCAGCGAGAACGGGCTCACCCTCCAGGGCCCGTCCACCACCGAGATCCACGGCCGGGACGTCGCGACCGGGCTGGCGCGATCCGTACGGGTCGACACCGCGGCGGTGCGGGACGCGATCCACACTCCGCTGACCGCGGTGCTGGACGGCATCGGAAGGATCCTGCGCGACTGCCCGCCCGACCTCGTCGCCGATCTCGCCGACCGCGGGATCATGATGGTCGGCGGCAGCGCGCTGCTCCCCGGCCTGGACCAGATGCTGCGGGACTCCACCGGGATGCCGGTGCACATCGCCGAACGGCCCGATGTGTGCGCGGTGCAGGGACTCGGGGAGATGATGGAGGGCAACGTCGCCTCGATGGTCCTCTCCCCGCTCACCGCCTGACCCGGGCCCGTCCGGAACCGGACCACCCCACGCCGGACGACCCGATCCGGAAGATCACGTTCCGGAACGTGGTTGTGCCGGTACAGCACATGCCGGCACAACCGGTACAACACACGCCGGTACAACACATGTCGAATCGACATATGCCGGAACAACACGTGTCAGAACGGCACCTGCCGCTCGCCCCCACCGGCAGGCGTGGTGCCGCCAGGCCCCGTGCCCAAAAGCCACGTGCCGCCGCGCCATATGCCAACGAACCACGTTCGGGTGGTGCGGGAGGACTCGGGCCTGCCGGCCCGCACCCGGCGGTCCGGGACCCGGGCCTTGTTACGCACGGGTAGGTCG
The Streptomyces tirandamycinicus DNA segment above includes these coding regions:
- a CDS encoding MarR family winged helix-turn-helix transcriptional regulator, whose product is MSTSRTDPLTLEVVDLIGTVVARYHEEYEEAAARYRLTGAQARVLGLLAMEPTAMRRIARQLKCEPSNVTGIIDRLEARGLVERRPDPADRRVKIAAATEEGHRTARGLRDALHFAREPLAELSPQERRTLRDLLRRMLGDVRVVPGDVQADA
- a CDS encoding SCO2400 family protein translates to MDYCDQCRRHLNGALACAGCGTPAEELRHFRPASAAAESDVVVELGGPYTDGGGPPAGRRRTRKAGGARRARRKRGRKVLLGTLGLALAAGALSLAELARESSGVGDDTSVEVREQESLEVDDIPEPTGSAEPPPQPSEVGEPPATSSVTARPSGSVGRGSVRPTVEATVPGEGPGDPAESAPVEPDPRDDGAPSPTGDPSQQPSQSQEPSPSSPPPPPAAEPTPSPTPTKTCWLIFWCS
- a CDS encoding rod shape-determining protein, encoding MTVSLEQLRRCHVAVDLGAARTRVYVKGMGLVVDQPSVAAVNTRNGALIAVGEFAEQMTGRTPDYIRVMRPVSGGTVVDIDMAQRMLRHLLGEKLRRQLRRKPRLRAAACTPHEADPLAQRATVETLVGLGARRVELVDTLIAAAVGCGLPVEQPTATMIMMCGAATTQVAVLSLGSIVTAARIPVGGEAVDHAVIQHLRHQHELMLPSQSVRPLQIALSENGLTLQGPSTTEIHGRDVATGLARSVRVDTAAVRDAIHTPLTAVLDGIGRILRDCPPDLVADLADRGIMMVGGSALLPGLDQMLRDSTGMPVHIAERPDVCAVQGLGEMMEGNVASMVLSPLTA